The following are encoded together in the Anoplopoma fimbria isolate UVic2021 breed Golden Eagle Sablefish chromosome 13, Afim_UVic_2022, whole genome shotgun sequence genome:
- the ier3 gene encoding radiation-inducible immediate-early gene IEX-1 — protein MYSRSDSVTLTVQQQSWATRSTEPEVFTFERVPPQASAVLSYAPIRPRKRCTRVMYPAKVRMHLPPPEKSPAQRWLVVLCLVVLWQIYTEEPCAETQPGSVDGPVTVSDYHSFPFHQHQSGEDQQNQQNQQLSDLGAGSTQRI, from the coding sequence aTGTACTCCCGGTCCGACAGTGTGACCCTGACGgtgcagcagcagagctggGCGACCCGCAGCACCGAGCCCGAGGTCTTCACCTTCGAGCGCGTCCCTCCGCAGGCCTCGGCGGTGCTCTCCTACGCTCCGATCCGGCCGAGGAAGCGCTGCACCCGGGTGATGTACCCGGCCAAGGTCCGCATGCACCTCCCTCCTCCAGAGAAGAGCCCTGCGCAGCGCTGGCTGGTGGTGCTGTGCCTGGTGGTGCTGTGGCAGATCTACACCGAGGAGCCGTGTGCAGAGACGCAGCCCGGCTCCGTGGACGGCCCGGTCACCGTCAGCGACTACCACAGCTTCCCGTTCCACCAGCACCAGTCCGGGGAGGACCAGCAGAACCAGCAGAACCAGCAGCTCTCAGACCTGGGTGCAGGATCCACACAGAGGATCTGA